Below is a genomic region from Pectobacterium polaris.
GCAGGTTAATTTTGCAGCCTGACCCGCAATACGGACAGACGGTAAGCACTTTCTGCATGATTATTCTCCAAAGCCGAGTCTTGGATCGTTAAGAACTGCATTCCTATGGCGGGTGTTGATGCAGTTGTCTAACCTTCGATAATCACCGATAAAGAAAATTAATTTACTGATCGTGGTCATGCTCAGCGCGATGATAAATCGTCCTAACGCGTTGAGTGCCGCGACCTTTTTCCATAGGACATTTGTCTGGAAAATAGGTTATCGCGGATTCATCCTCTTTATCCGTTAATGCCTATACTGTTTTTGACGATATTAACTCTATGTCCTAAATAATTCGGGTGAGTGAACGCAGCCAACGCACACGCAACTTGAAGGATGACGGGCATATGTGCCACCGACTGGGCTGGGGTAGCCATGCCTGTCGGCTGTTTAAAACAATGGAAATTGGCATCTCAAGGAAGATAACGCATTCTATTCGTTAATTTTTTTAGCGTAATTTCCCATCTAATGGGGCATGAATCAGGGAATTCCAGAACGTCTGTTAGATCGCGTGGGATAAAGGCGCGAGACAACGGGCGGCACCGTCATGAGTAAAAAGTAAATACTTTTCCGACAGAGCGTGCGGGCGGGAAATATTTGTTAACGTCGCGGAGTGCATTATGGAATTTCTAAGAAATGCCAGCATAAAAGTAATGGTGCTGTTCATCGTCGCTTCCCTGCTAGTGGCGTGGGGAGTGGCATCAGGATTCAGTCTTTATTCGCTTTATCAGGTCACCCATTTACTTGATAAAAGTGAGACTCAGCGAAAAACGTATTCCCATCTGGTCTATGGAACCGATCAATATTTTCGGGCCGTAACTCGTATGGAAAGAACGATGGATTATTTACAGCGTAACGAGCCAGAAAACGCCCAAAAGACGTTGGAAATGGCACAGGTTGCGCTAAAAAATACCAAAGACTCGCTGGAGAAATTCCAGGCTGCGGAACACGTTGGTGTTGAATCAGCCACGGTTGAGGCGGTAAACAAAACGTGGAGCATCCTGATTGCTACCGCGATTGATCCGATGAATGCGGCGCTACAACGCAATGATTACGAAGGATTCCGACAGATATTTCGCTCTGTTTATCCGCCGATTAGCCTGACGTTTGGTGAAGATATCAAACGCTATTCGGACAACATTACCGCTTCCTCGTTGATTCCAACCGTGAATGAACACAATACCCAAAATCGTAATTCGTTAATTGCCGTGATGGTGATTGGCCTCATCGTGTTGATTTTCACTGAATACTATTTGAGGAACTATCTGGTTATTCCGATTTCAGTACTCAAATCTCATCTGGCACAGCTTACTGCGGGGCGTTTAGGCTGTGAGCTGGCGGAGTTCGGCAAGAACTGTGCGGGCCGACTGATTCCCGATATTAAGAAATTGCAGAAAAGTTTGCGCGATACGGTGACGGTCATCCGGCAGAGCACGACGGAAATCAACAACGGGACGTCGAGCATTAAGGATGGCAACGATAATCTTTCCAGCCGTACAGAACAGCAGGCCGCAGCACTACAGCAGACGGCGGCCAGCATGGAAGAGATTAGCTCCACGGTGCGGCAAACCACTGACCACGTGCATCAGGTGCGTAAGCTGGCGAAGGATGCGGCGGATATGGCGGAAAAAGGCGGGAATATCAGCAGCAACGTGATGACGACGATGGATGGCATTAGCGCCAGTTCCCGACAAATTTCCGATATCACCTCGGTGATTAACAGCATCGCGTTCCAGACCAATATTCTGGCGCTGAATGCGGCGGTTGAAGCGGCGCGGGCAGGTGAACAAGGAAGAGGATTTGCCGTGGTGGCCGGCGAGGTTCGCACACTGGCACAGCGCAGTGCGCAGGCGGCGAAAGAGATTGAGGCGCTGATTGCGGAATCGGTTTCGCGCGTTGAAACCGGTGCAGGGCAGGTTCGACAGTCCGGTGAGGCGATGACGGCAATTATCGCCTCCATTTCGCATGTGAACGATCTGATTGGTGAAATTGCGGCGGCAACGGATGAGCAAACGCGTGGTATTACGCAGATTAGTCAGGCGGTGCACGAAATGGACACCGTCACGCAGCAGAATGCGACGTTGGTGATGCAATCGGCAGAAGCGGCTGCGCGTCTGGACGAACAAAGCAGCGAGCTGTCCGCCGTGGTGGATGTGTTCGATCTGGATTCAGATTGCGATCCGACAATGTCTTTTTCCCGTCAGGCGGTCGCTGCCCCCGTTCATCGCGCGGTTGGGCAGGGCTCCACGCCGCTACTGTCGGCACATGGCCGTAACGGTGAGGGATGGGAAAAATTCTGATCCACTGTGGGTTAAATGCGTGGCAGACGTTGAACGCAAGATTGCCATGAGGCTGGCCGAACTGGGCGGAAAGGAGTCTGCACGGTTCTGTTTATCGCGGATTATCGCTTGAACGTCAACACGTGTAATGCCTTGGATTACAGAGAGAAAAGGGCATTTCTCTCTGTAAATCTGACTGTGTTAATGTAAAGAAATGCTATTTTAAGACGGATGTCTCTGATCTTGGAATAGGTTGTTTTAAATATTGGCATAATTATTGCTTTATTTTTGTGGCGATTTTTTGCCGTTTTTTAGATCAAAAAGCCATGCTTTTCTGGGGTTATAGAAATAAAGCGGAATTTATTGGCATTAAATCAAATTTGAAATCATTTGTTACATACTAAAGTGGTTGTTGCTTATATTTTCGTGACGTAAATCAAGACAGATAGCGACTTCAAAGTGATAATAAGAATAAATATCATTTGTGCTTCATTACTCGCTTATGTCTATCTGGCAAAAAACGCTTCTCGTGTTGTGTTGGCTGTTGAGTTGTTCAGTGGCAGTTGCTGCGACCGATTACGCCTCATTTATTCAAGATATCGAAACTCGGCTGGATAAAACGGCTCAGCTCTATGAGCAGCAAAAGCCGGATGATGCCCGCACCGAAGTTCAGATGGCCTATTTCGAGGTGTTTGAAAACCTTGAAGGCCCCATTCGTATCAACATTTCCGCGCAAAAAAGCTATCAGTTGGAAGCGACCTTCGGTGAAATTCGCCGCATGATTGGCGAAGGAAAGCCGCAGGCCGAGGTACAGGCGAAAATCTCTTGGCTGAAGGGCGAACTGGATGCCGTTCTGCCGGTGCTGTCGGAAGGGCACAAGCTGGTCGCACAGGAGCAGCACGGTGCCTATGACAATGCTGAGATCGCGCCGTACTGGCAGCAGAGTTTCAAAATTATTGATGACCAACTCGCGCAGGCTGTGACTGAATATCAGGCTGGCGATTACAAAAAGGCCAGCCTGAGCGTGCAACAGGCGCACTATCAGGGCTTTAAAAACTCTGAAATGGAGATGTCGGTCAGGCAGAATCGCTCAGCGCAGCAGGCAGCGTCCATTAATCAACAATTCTCCGCACTGATTACCCTAGCCAGTCAACCCGATCAACTGACGGATGTCGCCTATCGGGTTACTACGCTGTTGCAGGATATCGAAGACGTCCTGCCGGGATTGCCGACAACGCGCGACAGCCAGCAGGCGACGGCAACACCTGCCGTGAACGCTGATAGCGGTGCCGTGCCGGATGCGAATTGGGCGAAAGTCGCCGACGATATTAATCAGGCTATTGCCGCTGCGATCGCGCAGTACCGTCAGGGTCAGGTCAAACCCGCCATCATGGCGGTGCAGGACACCTATTTCGATCTGTTTGAAGCCACTGGCATGGAGAACAAAATTGGTTCTCGCGATGCGGCGTTCAAATCGACGCTGGAAGGCTATTTCACCCGTCTGGTGAGCCTGATGAACGCCAAGCAGCCTGCGGAGCAGCTGCAAGGGCAGGCTGACGCGCTACAGCAGGAACTGGCCAAGGCAGTGACCATGCTGGGCGACGGCGGCGAAACCCACTGGAGCCTGTTGATCTACAGCCTGCTGATTATTGTGCGCGAAGGGCTGGAAGCCTTGCTGATTGTGGCGGCGATCGTGGCCTATCTGGTGAAAAACAATCAGCAGGACAAGCTGCCGCTGATTCGCCAGTCGGTTTACGTCGCGCTGCTGTGTAGCGTGATTACCGCCGTTATTTTCCAACTCGTGTTCACCAATTCCGGTGCCAGCCGTGAGCTGCTGGAAGGTATTACGATGCTGATTGCCGTCGTGATGCTGTTCTTCATGAGCTACTGGCTATTGTCCAAAGTGGAAGCGCGGCACTGGAAGGCTTATCTGGAAGGTAAGCTGTCCCATTCGCTAAGCAGCGGCTCCATGATTGGCCTATGGCTAACCAGCTTTCTGGCCGTGTACCGCGAAGGCGCGGAGACGGTGTTGTTCTATTACGCGCTGGTCGGTGATGCCAGCAACATGGCGGGGCACCTTTCTATCTTGGCCGGGTTTGCCATCGGCTGTGTGATCCTGCTGATCGCCTATTTCGTGATGCGCTATACCATCGTCAAACTGCCGCTGAAGCCGTTCTTCATGTTTACCGGCTGCTTTATGTACCTGATGGCGTTTGTGTTTGCGGGTAAAGGCGTGCTGGAGCTGATCGAAGGCAAACTGTTTGAACCGACGTTGCTGACCGGCGTGCCGGAAATCAGCGGGTTGGGGATTTATCCTTATGTGGAAACGCTGATTCCACAGGGTGTGCTGGTGGTCGCGGCGTTAATCGCTCTATGGGTGATGCGGCGCAGGGCGTCTGCCGTCTGATAAAGAAGGCATCCGACGTTAATTTAATACTGAAAGCAATAAGAGCAGCAAATAACCATAACAACCCCAATCGCTTAGCAAAATAAGCGAGGAGGGACGACTGAGATGAGGATGGGTTTGATGAATATGCAAAAAAGTCTGATTGCGGGTGCCGTTATTGCCGGTATTTTCACTGCGCCTGCCGCGCTGGCGTTTAAAGAATACCCAGCAGGTGAGCCGGTTTCCATGAACGAAATGGAAATTGCCGCTGTTTATCTGCAACCTATCGATATGGAACCGCGTGGCATGGGGCTGCCAGCTGCGAAAGCGGACATCCATCTGGAAGCCGATATTCACGCCGCTGAAGGTAACAAGAATGGCTTCGGTGCCGGTGAGTGGATGCCGTTCCTGACCATCGCGTACACCCTGACTAACACCGATACCGGTGCGAAGCAGGAAGGCACCTTCATGCCGATGGTGGCCAGCGATGGCCCGCACTACGGCGCGAACATCAAAATGATGGGCGTGGGTAACTACAAAGTAACTTACCACATCGATCCACCATCAAAAGCCGGTATGCACCGTCACACCGATGGTGAAACGGGCGTAGGCCGCTGGTGGAAACCATTTGATGTCAGCTTTGATTTCAAATACGTCGGTTTAGAATAAGGTCTTCTGTCCGCGATGTTCTGTCGCGGCCATGTTCACGCCTCTGTGGGTCGTTATCGCGGCTCGCAGAGGCGGCGATTTTTCGGTTCGTGTACTGATGCCACCCGGTATCACGCTCAACCAACGCACCTGCAACGTGAAGTATGACGAGAATATGAGTTATTTCTTTATCACGACACTTCAATCCTTCCTGCCGATAGCGCTATTGCTGGGGCTGAACTGGAGCCATCGTTCCACGCCGACAGTCAGATCGCTGGGTTGGACCACGCTGCTGGCGCTGTTCGCCGGTACGTTTATTGGCGTGCATTTTCCTAACGGACAGGCGTTTCTGCTGGGCTTTACGGCGCTTCAGGCGCTGGCCTTGATCCTGTTTCTTGCCTGTCAGTGTTTTTCCCACCCGCGTATTGGCTATCTGTGGCAGGTGCTGCTGGTGGCGGGCGCGGCGGTGCATTGGGGCAACGATCCCAATCTGACCGCGCTGACGACCACCCATGTAGTGAATACCGATCTGCTGCTGAATTTCAGCGCCGTGCTGCTGGCGTTTGGCTGGCTGGTGTTCTGTGCTGCGCTGTGCGGCATGATCGTGCGCCGCATTCGTTTACTGCGCTGGCCACTGCTGGCGCTGCTGGTCGCACTTCTGCTGTTGCCGATAAGCGGCAACTTGCTACTGCTGTTGATGAAGTTACAGGCGCTGGGGCTCACCAAGCCGCGCCTGAGCTATGTGGCACACGTCACCAACAGCGCGTATTTATTAAATTACCTCAGTGCATTGTTCATGGCGGCGTTGGCTGCTGGGCTGGTTTTGCCGCTGCGGCATGCGCATCGCCAGATGCTGGCCACGCACGAGGCGATTGAAAAGCGTAAAGCCACGGCAGGCTATCGCACGCTGCGCCGCACGCTGCTGGCGACGGTCACGGCGCTGCTGGTGGTGGTGTTGGCCCAGCTCTATTGGGACAAGGTCGCGTCGCAGCCGCCTCGTCTATCGGAAGCGCAGCCGGTGACACTGGCGGCCGATGGCAAAGTGCATATTCCGATTGAGCAAGTGCGTGATGGCAAGCTGCATCGCTTCGTATGGATTGCTGATGACGGCAAGGCCGTGCGCTTCTTCATCATTAACCGCTATCCCGATCGCCTGCGTCTGGGCGTGGTGTTTGATGCCTGCCTACTGTGTGGCGATCAGGGCTACGTGATGGAAGGCAATCAGGTTATTTGTGTCGCCTGCGGCGTGCATATTTTCATTCCTTCTATCGGGAAAGCGGGCGGCTGTAATCCGGTGCCGATTGAAGGGTGGAGCAACGACGATAACGAACTGGTGATTGGACGAGCGTCACTGGCGGCAGGTACTAACTACTTCTCGACGGTGGTGTCGATGGAGGTTATCGACCCGGTTGATGGCTCCAAACTGACCAACGTGAGTGCGGAACATAAATATCGCTACGGCGGTAAAACGTACTTCTTCTCGTCGGAGGCCAACTATAACCGCTTCCGCGAAAGTCCCGCGAAATTTGCCACTGCCAAAGCGGCGGCTGGCGAGCAGGCTGAGGAGGAATAATCATGCTGTGGCGACTGTTACGTCAGTCCTGGCGCAGAAATATTCGGCGTAAATCGCTGGCGGTGCTAACCGTGTTTTTGGCGGCAGGACTGATCTCCGCGCTGCTGGCGGTGTCCATCGACATCGGCGACAAAATGGCGCGTGAGCTGAAATCTTACGGCGCGAATATTTTGATTGAACCAGCAGGGCAAGCGGCACTACCCGCGCTGTTTGGCGAGCGCAGCAATCCGCTGGAAGGGCAGGATTTTCTCGATGAGGCCGAGTTGCCGAACATCAAAGATATCTTCTGGCGCAATAACATTGTCGGCTTTGCGCCACTGCTGAGTGGTGATGTCGAGATCAAGGGGCAGCCGGTTGCCGTGCTGGGCACCTTCTTTTCTCAGCCTGTCGCCGTGCCGGATGAAGAAGACTATCGCACGGGACAAATGACCGTTAGCCCTTACTGGCAGGTGGCCGGGCAGTGGCCGCAGGAACTGGTGACGACGGAAAAGGCGGCGCAAACGCTGGTAGGAAAACAGCTGGCGGCGCAAACGGGCTGGAAAGTCGGGGATAAACTTGCGCTGCACGGTGCAAAAGGCGACGCAACGGTAGAGGTGAGCGGCATTCTGAGCAGCGGCGGTGATGAAGAAAGCCGTCTGGTGATGCCGCTGGCAACGGTGCAATCGCTACTGGGGCTAGCCGGTAAAATTCAGGCGATTCGCGTATCGGCGCTGACCGTGCCGGAAAACGAACTGTCGCGCCGAGCGCGGGAAAATCTGGAAGCGCTGAATGCCGAAGAGTACGACCTCTGGTACTGCACCGCGTATGTCTCTTCGATTGCGCACCAGTTGGAAGAAGCCATTTCTGGCTCGGTGGTGCGTCCTATCTGGCAGGTCGCCGCGTCGGAAGGCGTGGTGATCGACAAGATCCAGCTGCTTCTGGCGGTGGTGACCTTCGCCGCGCTGGTGGCGGCAGCGATGGGGATCGCCTCTCTGATGACCAGCACCATTATGGAACGGGCCAAAGAGATCGGGCTGATGAAAGCGCTAGGGGCGCGTCAGTGGCAGGTCATGCTGCTGTTTTATCTCGAAGCGGCGCTGAGCGGGTTGGCTGGTGGGATCGCGGGCTGCGTTGCCGGCTGGGGGCTGGCGAAAGCCATTGGCCTGATGCTGTTCGGCGTACCGTTGAGCTTCGCGTGGATAGTGATTCCCTGCGTGTTGGTGATCTCAATGCTGATCGCCATCATCGGAACGTGGTTCCCGGCGCGCCGGATCGCCAAACTGTATCCGGTGGAGGTGCTGTATGGGCGCTAATGGCTGGATGAACAGCATGTTCTGGCGGCTGGTGTTCCGCGCGCTGCGGCTGCGTATGCAGCGCGTTAGCGTGGTGTTCGCGGCGCTGATGGTCGGGGCGGCAATTGTGACGGCGATGTCTGCCGTCTATTTCGACATTAACGCCAAGATGAGTCAGGAACTGCGCACCTTCGGCGCGAATTTTTATATCGGTCCGGCGCGGGGCAATACGATTCCACAGAGTACGTTTCAGCCAATTATCGATAACGCACCGGTTGGGTTAATCAATGCGTCCAGCCCTTATCTATACGGTATGGCGCGTACGGAGCTGGAGAAAGTGGTGCTGATGGGTGTGTGGTTCGAATCGCTGCGACAGCTGGCACCGTACTGGCAGGTCACGGGTAACTGGATTGGCGTCAGCTTCGATGACCGTAATGCCATGATCGGGGTGAAGCTGGCGGAACGACTGAACGTCAAAGTTGGCGACAGCATCACGCTGGTGGGGGACGGCGGGAAGCAGCGGTTGCAGATCAAAGGCATCGTGGAATCCGGCGATGCGACGGACAACATGCTGATCGTGAATCTGGATCTGGCGCAAAAGTGGCTGGATAAAGAGGGCGCGATCAGTAATGCGCTGCTGAGCGTCAGCAACGATCTGGGGCAGGTCGATCGCTTCGCTGCCCAACTTCAGCAGCAGTATCCGCAGTTGGAGATCCGCCCGATCCTGAAGGTGTCGGCGTCGGAAGGTCAGGTGCTGAATAAAATCAAAGGGCTGATGGGGCTAGTATCGGCGGTGATTCTCGTGCTGTCTTCCCTGTGTGTGAACACGACGCTGATGGCGATTGTCGGCGAACGCGCCCGCGAATTTGCGCTACAGAAAGCGCTGGGTGCGAGCGGACGAGACATCATCCGGCAGATGCTGGCGGAAACCGGCATCATCGCGCTGGCGGCCGTGTTATGCGGTTCGCTATTGGGCTATCTGCTGGCACAGGTGCTGGGGATGGCCGTCTTCAACGCGACGATCTCGCTGCGGTTACCAGTGTTCCCGCTCACGCTGGTGCTATCGTTATTGGTTGCTGCCGTTGCGGCTGTAGTTCCCACTCGGCGGGCGATCTACGTCGAACCAGCCAAAGTCTTGAAAGGAGAGTAGCTCGATGTCTGTAGAGGTGAACGCGCAGGAAGGGGCGCAGGCAGCGGAGGCGGTGATTGAAACTCGCCAGCTCTATAAACGCTTTGGTCAGGTTACCGCGCTGGAGGACATCAATATCCGCATCGCGCGCGGCGAGTTTGTCGCCATCATGGGCGCGTCCGGCTCGGGTAAAACCACGCTGATGAATATTCTCACCTGTCTGGATACGGTGAGTGAAGGGCAGGTACTGCTGGACGGCGTCGATGCCGCTGGGCTGGATGAAGAAGGGCGACGTCAGTTCCGGGCCGATAAAATTGGGCTGGTATTCCAGCAGTTCCACCTGATTCCGTTTCTGACCGCATTAGAAAACGTGATGCTGGCGCAGCATTACCACAGCGTGGTGGATGAAGCGGCGGCGCAGCGCGTGCTGGAACAGGTTGGGCTGGCGCATCGCGTCGATCACTTACCGAGCCAGCTTTCCGGCGGTGAGCAGCAGCGCGTGTGTATCGCCCGTGCGTTGGTGAATGAGCCTCCGGTGATTTTCGCCGATGAACCGACGGGGAATCTGGATGAAGAGAATGAACGGCGGGTGCTGGATCTGCTGAAAGATCTGCATCGGCAGGGGCGCACCATTGTGATGGTGACGCACAATCCTGAGTTAGGTCGGTTTGCTGACCGCATTATCCGCCTGCAACACGGCAAGTATTTCGGTGAAGAGGTGAATCATCATGAAATGGCGTAACGGGATTACTGCACTGTGCCTGCTGGGCGTAGTGGCGCTAAGCGGCTGTAAGGAAGAACAGGTTAGCGTCGGGGCGCAGGCACCGGCGCTGGCGGCCTACGATCTAGCAGGGCAGCAGGTGGATCTGTCGCGCTGGCAGGGGAAAAGCGTGTACCTGAATTTCTGGTCATCGGGCTGTGGTGGCTGCATGATCGAAATGGGCGCGCTGGAGAAGCTGAGCAAGGAGTATGGCGATAAAGTCGTGGTGGTTGCGGTTAACACCGACCCTGACGGCGTAGATATCACTTCGATGCTGGCGCACCACAAGGTGACCTATCCGGTGGTGCGCGATCAGTTGGGCATTACCAAAGAGCGCTACCAGGTCAGCGGCACTCCAACCTCGTTTATTATTGATGCCAACGGCAAGGTGACCGATCAGCATCAGGGCGCAAGGGATGAAGCACAGCTGACCGAACTGTTTCAGAAGCTGGCAAGCCGGACATAAAGACCGGCTATTTTCACAGCCTGTCAGGCGTGCGTTTACTCTGTCCGTGAAGCCGGCATCGGGACTTCTACCACCGTTGATTTTTTCGCAACGACAGGTTCCGGTTTCACCCGCATGGCGTAGATCACCCCGACGATCAGGCAGGTGATGCCACAGAACGTCAACAGCGGCGGCCAGGATTGCCGGATGATGAAGGCGTAGGTCAGCCCCGCCAGCGTTTCAAACACAATCAACGGCCCTACCAGCACCGTCGGCAGACGCTGGCTGGCTTCGTTCCAGAACAGCGTACCGATCCACGAACAAAACAGCCCAATCGCCAGCATCAGCGGGATGAAAACCTCAGGCCGTGGACCGAACGGCTGCGTAAAGGTGCCATCCGTTAGCGCCAGATGGCCGCACACCAGCAGATAACCCAACATTGCCAGCGGTAGCGTGACCAGCCCCTGCGCCGTAGCCCAGGTGGTCGGCGTATTGCCTTTGTGGTCGCGCAGCCAGCGGGCATTGCGCAGCGGATACCAGGTCCAGCAAACCACGGCGAGAAACGCCATCGCAATCCCGCTGGCGTAACGCCATAAATCGAATTCGACGGTGGTTCCTCTCAGTTCCGCAATATTGACGCAAACCAACCCCGCCGCAATCAGCAGCAGCGAAGGCAACAGCCGACGCCAGGCCACGCGGCCATCGTGCTTGCTGTACAACACATTGGCGGTAACGGAAATCACCACGGGCAGAGTGCCGATAATCATCGTCGAGATCGGCGCGCCCGTGCGCTGAATCGCGCTGGCAAGCAGAAAGTAGTACAGCAGATTACCGATGATGGTGAGTTTCGTGGCCTCCAGCCAGTCGCTGCGAGTCAGCTGGCGCAGACGACAGCGATCGAGCCACGCCAGCGGTAAGGCAATCAGCCCAAAAGCCAGATAGCGCCCGGTGGACTGCAAGGCCGCAGAGTAGTCCGGTACGATCAACGGCCCAACGAAAATCAGCCCCCACATCAATCCGGCGGCAAGCGCAAATAAAACCCCTATCAGCATGATAAACCCGTTTGTTCACAAGAGTGCATCGCGCCAGTCTAGGGAGAGTCGGTGTCGAATGATTGTAGGATATTGCTGTTTATTCCCGTCATACTTCAAGCTGCTTGTGCGTTGGCAATACTCGACTCATTCTGAGCCTCGCCCTAGAGGGCCGCCGCAAGCGGCGTTCAAATCGGCTAAGCCAATTTGTCCTTACTCACCCCAGTCACTTACTTGTGTAAGCTCCTGGGGATTCGCGCGGTTGCCGCGTTACAAGGCCCATAAATGAGCCTTGCCCTAAAGGGTCAACGCATAGCGTTGTTCAAAACGCTAACGTTTTGTCACGCAACTCGAATTATTTAGGGTATATCATCTGTGGGGTAACGGTGAAAGCATGCGTGCTGAAAGCGTTAGCGCTGAACCGGATACACCTGTTTTTGGTAGCGAATGGGCGTGACGCCATAGCGTTGGGCGAAGGTACGGGTCAGATGTGCCTGATCGGTCAGTCCGACGGCGACGGCGATATGTGCGGCAGCCATACCGCGTGTCAGCATCTGTTTGGCCTCATACAGCCGGATCGCCATCAGCATCTGGTGCGGCGTGACGTGAAACTGAGCTTTGAACTGGCGCAGGAAATGATACGGACTCAGGGAAACCAGCGCCGCCAGCTCTTTTAAGGTAATCGTGTGGGCGAAATTCTCCCGCAGATAGGCTTTCACCACATCAAAGCGGTGCAGCGGCTCAATCCTCTGGCGCTGGGCAATGTGCGCGTGAGGCCGGAAAAGCGCAATCAGCGACAGCAGCAGGCTTTCACTCGCCAAGGGATCGGTCGTCTGCCACAGCGCGGCCAGCGTCATCGCCAACTGGCGTGCAGTTGCGGGATCGTGGCGCACGACGTCGGTAAACCACCAGCCTTTCTCGCCGGAGACGTTCTCCAACACATCGGGTGGAATGTAGATCATGCGATAGCGCCAGCCGTCTTCCGTCGCGGATTCCCCCGTATGTAGTTCATCAGGGTTCATCAACACTAACGAATCGACAGGCGCAATATGCTTGGCGCCACGATAGCGGAATCGCTCCGCACCGTCGTCGATGGTGCCGATACCAAACGCCTCATGCGTGTGCGGCTCAAAGGCATAACGGCAGATGTGCGCGTGGTAAAGCTCAATGCCGGGCAGCGTCGGCAAATGCCGGAACTGGGCATAGTCTCGTTCATCGGTAAAATGTTCCGGTACGCCCTGCATGCTGCCACCTCGTCGCTGATTCTGATTGCCATCATAGCAGTGATAGCACGTCAGCTTGAAGTCGTGCGTTCTATTTAGCGTGTACTGAAATAGCGAAAACAGAGAATAAAAGCGCTGAGATAAATAGACCAGAAAGGCATAAATCATAGCAAAATGGTTGATTGATGGCGTGCATGTCACAAAAATGAGTTTATCTAACTTTTTGATTTTACTATTTATGTCTATTCCTTGTTAGATAAGATCGCGTGACAGACATACCGTTAGTATAAAAAAATATAATCAACTCCATTTGCTTATTTGTTCTGGCTCTCATTACTTGCATCAATATTGCTATCTGTAATAAAGGACAAGGGAGTGAAAGGTGAACTTTCAGCAACTGAAGATTATTCGTGAATCAGCACGGTGCAATTACAACCTGACCGAGGTGGCGAATACGCTGTTTACCTCTCAATCCGGCGTGAGCCGCCACATCCGCGAGTTGGAAGAAGAGTTGGGGATTGAAATCTTCATCCGGCGCGGCAAACGCCTGTTAGGCATGACCGAACCGGGAAAAGAGCTGCTGGTGGTGGCAGAGCGCATTCTGAATGACGCCAGCAATATTCGGCGGCTGGCGAATGTCTTCACCAATAACGACACCGGCCAGTTGGTGATCGCGACCACGCATACGCAGGCGCGTTACAGCCTGCCGCCGGTGATTAAAGCCTT
It encodes:
- a CDS encoding TlpA family protein disulfide reductase; protein product: MKWRNGITALCLLGVVALSGCKEEQVSVGAQAPALAAYDLAGQQVDLSRWQGKSVYLNFWSSGCGGCMIEMGALEKLSKEYGDKVVVVAVNTDPDGVDITSMLAHHKVTYPVVRDQLGITKERYQVSGTPTSFIIDANGKVTDQHQGARDEAQLTELFQKLASRT
- a CDS encoding ABC transporter permease, with protein sequence MGANGWMNSMFWRLVFRALRLRMQRVSVVFAALMVGAAIVTAMSAVYFDINAKMSQELRTFGANFYIGPARGNTIPQSTFQPIIDNAPVGLINASSPYLYGMARTELEKVVLMGVWFESLRQLAPYWQVTGNWIGVSFDDRNAMIGVKLAERLNVKVGDSITLVGDGGKQRLQIKGIVESGDATDNMLIVNLDLAQKWLDKEGAISNALLSVSNDLGQVDRFAAQLQQQYPQLEIRPILKVSASEGQVLNKIKGLMGLVSAVILVLSSLCVNTTLMAIVGERAREFALQKALGASGRDIIRQMLAETGIIALAAVLCGSLLGYLLAQVLGMAVFNATISLRLPVFPLTLVLSLLVAAVAAVVPTRRAIYVEPAKVLKGE
- a CDS encoding AraC family transcriptional regulator produces the protein MQGVPEHFTDERDYAQFRHLPTLPGIELYHAHICRYAFEPHTHEAFGIGTIDDGAERFRYRGAKHIAPVDSLVLMNPDELHTGESATEDGWRYRMIYIPPDVLENVSGEKGWWFTDVVRHDPATARQLAMTLAALWQTTDPLASESLLLSLIALFRPHAHIAQRQRIEPLHRFDVVKAYLRENFAHTITLKELAALVSLSPYHFLRQFKAQFHVTPHQMLMAIRLYEAKQMLTRGMAAAHIAVAVGLTDQAHLTRTFAQRYGVTPIRYQKQVYPVQR
- a CDS encoding DMT family transporter — translated: MLIGVLFALAAGLMWGLIFVGPLIVPDYSAALQSTGRYLAFGLIALPLAWLDRCRLRQLTRSDWLEATKLTIIGNLLYYFLLASAIQRTGAPISTMIIGTLPVVISVTANVLYSKHDGRVAWRRLLPSLLLIAAGLVCVNIAELRGTTVEFDLWRYASGIAMAFLAVVCWTWYPLRNARWLRDHKGNTPTTWATAQGLVTLPLAMLGYLLVCGHLALTDGTFTQPFGPRPEVFIPLMLAIGLFCSWIGTLFWNEASQRLPTVLVGPLIVFETLAGLTYAFIIRQSWPPLLTFCGITCLIVGVIYAMRVKPEPVVAKKSTVVEVPMPASRTE
- a CDS encoding ABC transporter ATP-binding protein translates to MSVEVNAQEGAQAAEAVIETRQLYKRFGQVTALEDINIRIARGEFVAIMGASGSGKTTLMNILTCLDTVSEGQVLLDGVDAAGLDEEGRRQFRADKIGLVFQQFHLIPFLTALENVMLAQHYHSVVDEAAAQRVLEQVGLAHRVDHLPSQLSGGEQQRVCIARALVNEPPVIFADEPTGNLDEENERRVLDLLKDLHRQGRTIVMVTHNPELGRFADRIIRLQHGKYFGEEVNHHEMA